Proteins encoded within one genomic window of Legionella sp. PC997:
- a CDS encoding hydroxyethylthiazole kinase, whose protein sequence is MTPEVNEALRNIRHQKPFILNITNYFPMEYVASGIRSIGGFPLMCSAEEEVEELLGISKAVVINIGKLDNPFVKLSNYICTLANQKNIPIILDPVGAGASRYRTDVVSKMIKMHQISIIRGYPNEIASLVTDELIIQGNNHLLEEKMILDNAKSLSKKYKLSVVVSGKRHLVVKENQIDQFNFDSELVQKVAGISNLLSAIISVFNSVIPDPFLAAKNAVHFYAECVGTTSSSASGPASLIIGIIDKIYMNAIKAQLYT, encoded by the coding sequence ATGACACCCGAAGTAAATGAAGCTTTGAGGAATATCAGACACCAAAAACCTTTTATTTTAAACATTACCAATTATTTTCCAATGGAATATGTAGCAAGTGGAATACGTAGTATTGGTGGTTTCCCATTAATGTGTAGTGCGGAAGAAGAAGTTGAAGAACTATTGGGAATTTCCAAAGCCGTGGTAATCAATATAGGCAAATTAGATAACCCATTTGTTAAATTAAGTAATTACATCTGTACCCTAGCAAACCAGAAGAATATCCCCATCATTTTAGATCCAGTCGGAGCAGGTGCAAGTCGATACCGAACGGATGTTGTATCCAAAATGATAAAGATGCATCAAATTTCAATTATCCGTGGCTATCCTAATGAAATTGCAAGTTTAGTGACTGATGAACTTATAATTCAAGGTAACAATCATCTACTCGAAGAGAAAATGATATTAGATAATGCGAAATCATTATCAAAAAAATATAAATTATCTGTTGTAGTCAGTGGAAAAAGACATCTCGTTGTTAAGGAGAATCAAATCGATCAATTTAATTTTGATTCTGAGTTGGTTCAAAAAGTGGCGGGGATAAGCAATTTACTTTCAGCAATTATCAGTGTTTTTAATTCTGTAATTCCTGATCCATTTTTAGCAGCTAAGAATGCTGTGCATTTTTATGCTGAATGTGTTGGGACTACTTCCAGTAGTGCTTCAGGCCCTGCTTCATTAATTATTGGAATAATTGATAAAATCTATATGAATGCAATAAAAGCGCAATTGTATACTTAA
- a CDS encoding GCG_CRPN prefix-to-repeats domain-containing protein, translating to MNTSFYLSKIVRTAIIVGSLFFALGYTSIASAAQGCGHGFHRNIYGMCVYNSPGPNARPAPYHPGCWRNVWGQLRCY from the coding sequence ATGAATACAAGTTTCTATCTTTCAAAAATAGTACGTACAGCAATTATAGTCGGTTCATTATTCTTCGCCCTAGGTTATACGTCTATTGCCAGCGCAGCTCAAGGTTGCGGACATGGATTTCATAGGAATATATATGGCATGTGCGTATACAACAGCCCAGGACCCAATGCAAGGCCCGCTCCATACCATCCAGGCTGCTGGAGAAATGTTTGGGGACAATTACGCTGTTATTAA